The Streptomyces sp. NBC_00691 genome has a segment encoding these proteins:
- a CDS encoding GAP family protein: MVLDLIVIGTAISLGPLHNSAFILLLSSRRGFRKGMAFLLSWLVNIVAVIACVVLLTGGKPPEHNSTPSTVAIVAKLVIGVALVVYGAHRRRRPPRPHGPPRWAARIDDASLVTAAALAWLLQPWGLVGVGAATAVDADLSTLDDWLALSGYCLLATLSLIVMEMYAVWAPEAAHARLNALRSWLQRHQEQLIVTLSLLVGLWVMGRSIYELVA; this comes from the coding sequence ATGGTCCTCGACCTGATCGTGATCGGTACGGCCATCAGCCTGGGGCCCCTGCACAACAGCGCCTTCATCCTCCTGCTCTCGTCGCGACGCGGTTTCCGCAAGGGGATGGCGTTCCTGTTGTCGTGGCTGGTCAACATCGTCGCCGTGATCGCCTGTGTGGTGCTGCTGACCGGTGGCAAGCCCCCCGAGCACAACAGCACGCCGTCGACGGTCGCGATCGTCGCGAAACTCGTCATCGGCGTGGCACTGGTGGTGTACGGCGCGCACCGCCGGCGCCGCCCGCCGCGCCCGCACGGCCCGCCCCGTTGGGCCGCCCGGATCGACGACGCCTCCCTGGTCACCGCGGCCGCCCTCGCCTGGCTGCTGCAGCCGTGGGGGCTGGTCGGCGTGGGCGCCGCGACCGCCGTCGACGCGGACCTCTCCACCCTCGACGACTGGCTCGCCCTGAGCGGCTACTGCCTGCTGGCGACGCTGAGCCTCATCGTGATGGAGATGTACGCGGTGTGGGCGCCTGAGGCCGCGCACGCCCGGCTGAACGCTCTGCGCAGCTGGCTGCAGCGGCACCAGGAGCAGCTGATCGTCACGCTGTCCCTGCTCGTCGGTCTGTGGGTGATGGGCCGGAGCATCTACGAGCTGGTCGCCTGA